The nucleotide sequence tgtgtgtgtgtgtgtgtgagtgcacagCTGCAGCACCGGCTCAGATCTGCTGGCTTTGACGTcactccccccccaccccaccccccaaggTAACCAGGGCAGCTCATCTGCTCTGCTGCACCAACATCATCGTGCAGATGCAGAGCTGCAGTGCAGAGCCTCCACCAGGGGTCACACTGCTGACCCCTGGTGGCCAAACCTGTCACTGCTGTTATTAAATGTTGATCTTTAAAGCATCTGAAGGAACAAATCCGTTGCTTCCTGACCAGAAAGTCGCTCCATCCTTCCTCCACAAACCAACACACGTCCCAACTGATGACCTCCGATCCATCCGGGTCCGTCGCTCTCACCACCAGACCTCCACGGCTCCCCTTTTCTCCCCCCGTATCCACTCCAGCTTCCCCCAGAGTGCTAATTTCTAATAGCTTTTGATGCAACTACTTCATTAGCGGGGGCGAACGGATTGAAGATTTCAAACAAGCTCCTCCATTCAAAAAGCCTCCCACTGACAGACTTCCTCCCTGTAATCACGGAGAACAATAACGGCGTCTGAAGAGGTTCTCCGCCGCGTTCTCACGAgtgtaaaaaacacacatagtGTCGGCGTAGGTGTTAATTAGAAGACGAGGCATTTGCTTAACAAGACGCTTCTGTCACgccagatcttttttttttttttttgatttagaTGTAATCACATgtgaagaagtagaagaaattAAATCAGAATTTATCACCGCTTCCCTGAAATGTAATCAGAAGACAGAATTAGATGAGTTTATCATGATTAGTTGTTCATTTCTGTCCCGCAAAGGAAGTTATCTGTTCAGTTTTAGTCGATTTAATCCGCCGGAGAGTTGTGAGACTGTCAGTCAATCTGGGAAATCACATTTAGTTTCCCGTTTCGTCGTCTGGTTATTTAGTTTCGTCGCAGTTTGTTTCAgcgttttttttagtttttttttttacaacgataaaaagtaaaaagtgaAGCGTCGTCAAGGGTAACGCTTCCCTTTTTCTAAATTTCTCAACAGGATGCTGAGCTGGCGGCGAGGATACTCTTAGATCAAGGACAGGTGAGGATCAAACCGACTTCCTGTTTTGAACCCTACCCCCCCAGGAAAGTCTAGCCTCCCCTCCCCGCCCCCGCCCGCCCTGTAATAATTAATTAAAGCAGGAAATTCAAATCTTTCTCTACAGGATCACAACATCGAGACTCCGCACGGCGTCCTCCACGTAACCCTCCACGGCACGCAAACCACTCGCCGACCCGCCATCCTCACCTTCCACGACGCCGGTCTGGACAGTAagtcccaccccccaccccccacctccatagtgatttttttttctaatgatttGATCTTCTTTTCTCCCCCCCCAGGTAAGAGCTGCTTCTCCACTCTGTTCAAGTTTGAGGAGATGCAGGAGATCGTCAAGAACTTCACCCTGATTCACATCGACGCTCcggggcaggaggagggggcCGCCGTTTACCCCCCGGGGTAAATGTTTATGCAGTATTTCCTCCCAGTCCTCTGATAACCTTGagggtgttgtttttattttttaataatttttttccttctttctcagAAACAGAAACGATTCTCTGCAGTCGGGATTAGATTAAACCTGATCTGTCCCAGAAATCCTCCTCATCTCCCGTCTTTCTGGGATTAAATTTCCTCCTGATCGGAGGTTTAAGGGAAATACGTTGCTTCCTCTCGTCTTATTTCTCCTTCCTTTcaattctcttttctttgtgtgattatttttgAGAGTCCAGGAGGAATTCGTCGCACATTTTAGTcgactatttaaaaaaaaactcttttggaaCATTAAGTCTACTTTTCAGATTCTGTCTCTTCCTGGGatgaaataattattaaaataagatCATTCTTCGTGTAATTTACATGTTAGGCGTTAGTGTATGTATGTAATTGTGTTATTTCTTGTTGCAGCTACCAGTATCCCCCCATGGAAACCGTCGCTGAGATGATCCCCGCTGTGCTGCAATTTTTCAAGTGAGTTAACGCCTCGTTTtcctttatctttatcttttctCATCCTCATTCCCGTCCCGATGGTGTTTACATAACGGTTCCTTCCTCGTCAGCTTCCGTACTGTAATCGGCGTTGGCGTGGGGGCGGGAGCGTACGTCCTCTCCAAATTCACGGTGAGTAGCGTTTTCATTCAGACTGAAGCTatcgtggttttttttttttaatacgcTCCAATCGAttgtcacccccccaccccccatgactgttttttttcctgtctgttttatttcaagcTGGCGAACCCGGATTCGGTGGAAGGCCTGGTTCTGGTCAACATCGACACGAACGCGCGGGGATGGATCGACTGGGCGGCTCAGAAGGTTTGTTTCCTTCGCTGCGTCGTGTCGCGTGTGGTTTTTACAATCCTCCATCAGGATACGTTTAGCAGCGGATATGAAATTACACGGATGCATATCAGCGTCGATTATCTAATTTTTCATTCGATTAAAGTCGTTAAATGATGAACGTTTCCTGTTGGTTTCTCCATCCGCAGCTCAGCTCGGTGACGTCCTCCCTCACCGACCAGATCCTGTCGCACCTTTTCAGTCAGGTAAcgacgtttttgtttttttgttttttaatcgtTTTGTTATTTTGCAGCTGaacatttctctctttctcacaggAGGAGCTGTCGTCAAACACAAATCTAGTTCAGACTCACAGAGAGCGCATCTCCAAAGCCTCAAATCTAGCCAACATAGAGCTCTTCTGGAAGATGTACAACAGGTCGACACGCCACACCTACATCGTCACGTCGCCACGGCGATACAAATTCACTCACAGACGTTAGCatcatcttcttttctctcatttcttcTCCAGCCGCAGAGATTTGAACATCGATCGCAACAGCACCTTCAAGTAAAACCTCCTcaaaccgttttttttttttttttgtctttcacacTTTGTCGCTCCGCGTCTGCGACGCTTCTCCTCTCATCTCCGCTTCTGTCGTCCCTCAGGTGTCCCGTCATGTTGGTGGTGGGTGATCAGGCTCCCTACGAGGACGCTGCTGTACGTTTTCGTTGCTAAAATGACTCTGAAGTTGAATGAACTGGCGTGTTTCACgtgtttgtgttgaattaaGATGCTTTTAGAGTGACAGACTCTACTGTTGTTCCTTCTGTCACCACTAGGTGGAGTGCAACAGCAAATTGGACCCAACATCAACCTCATTCCTAAAAGTAACTAAAGCTGACGTCTTTTTCGttctctttaatttttttgtcatgtgaccCTGATTTAACCCTTTATTGTCCGTTCTGCACAGATGGCCGATGCTGGCGGTCTCCCTCAGCTGACCCAGGTAATGACAAATGAACAGCCCATTTCTGATGGGTTAAACGTGACTCTTTAAGCTACGACATGCAACAATAAAAGGACACACCAACTTTTTCTGGCCATCTTGCATCAATTTCagaaattaaaggcttttagctGCGCctaatagtgcagaaaatactttatTATGCTAATATTATTGGAATTTGAATCACATCTTTTCTTGTTTGCTTGCAGCCCGCAAAACTGACGGAGGCTTTCAAGTATTTCATCCAAGGAATGGGTTACAGTAAGTTCACGTCATccgtaaaacaaaaaaatatgcgacacaaatttaataaaatgtccGTGAAAGCTAAATTTGTGGagctaaatttttttttttttattcttgtccATCAACAGTGGCTTCGTCTTGCATGACCCGCCTGTCCCGCTCGCGCACCACCTCCCTGTCCTCCTCTTACTCCATGGACGGCTCCCGCTCGCGCTCGCGCACCCTGTCCCAGGGCTCGCAGGGGGGCCAGATGCCACCCAGCCCCTCCCAAACGATGGAGGTGTCGtgctgaaagaagaaagaaactaTAAAAGCTGATAGGGACGGAGAGCTAGccaagcaaaaaataaataaataaaaaggaaggGAAAAGGTGAagcttgacaaaaaaaaaggaagcaggaAGGAGACGAGTTGGTCACTTATTTGTCGCTAAACATCCACCGTCATTCCCCCATCAGAGCAGATAGGAgtagaggaggacgaggagggaCGGAGCGGATAGGAGTTTCCACATTTTGCACCACTTAGTAAAGTCCAGTCTCTCCTCACATCTCTACCTACTGATAATAAAGTTATTGCTTTGAggagattaaagattaaaaaagggaggatgtgtggaaaaaatggCAACCAGTCTTctgtcccacccccccacccccccacaggagTCAACCCTTTAATTAGTTTATAGAATCTACAGAACTTGCATTAACCAATAGTAATAATTCTGAAAATTGTATTGTTATTGATTATCTTGTTTAAGACGGAGCTAAccatgatgacgatgatgatataattaaaaaaaacatttttctctttattacTTCAACGACTTTAAAGTAACATAGATAAAGACAA is from Antennarius striatus isolate MH-2024 chromosome 23, ASM4005453v1, whole genome shotgun sequence and encodes:
- the ndrg2 gene encoding protein NDRG2, whose product is MTTEMQEITITEDKPLLTGQADTKDAELAARILLDQGQDHNIETPHGVLHVTLHGTQTTRRPAILTFHDAGLDSKSCFSTLFKFEEMQEIVKNFTLIHIDAPGQEEGAAVYPPGYQYPPMETVAEMIPAVLQFFNFRTVIGVGVGAGAYVLSKFTLANPDSVEGLVLVNIDTNARGWIDWAAQKLSSVTSSLTDQILSHLFSQEELSSNTNLVQTHRERISKASNLANIELFWKMYNSRRDLNIDRNSTFKCPVMLVVGDQAPYEDAAVECNSKLDPTSTSFLKMADAGGLPQLTQPAKLTEAFKYFIQGMGYMASSCMTRLSRSRTTSLSSSYSMDGSRSRSRTLSQGSQGGQMPPSPSQTMEVSC